The following are encoded in a window of Acidobacteriota bacterium genomic DNA:
- the glgP gene encoding alpha-glucan family phosphorylase — translation MLSKQDTFIKDRLPPRLARLEDVAYNFWWSWNRSARDLFKAVDRMLWFNTRHNPVVILREVSDERLKQLAADPAFLRRMDAVLLEMDRHLKESEHWFHANFPNHAGGPIAYFSAEFGLHRSLPIYSGGLGVLSGDHLKEVSDLGLPLIAVGFLYEQGYFRQHIQPSGWQESVYPKLSPEKVALRPQLCENGECRTINLDVGDRVVHLQVWKVDVGRVPLYLMDTDHDGNAPWDRELTARLYGGDQEMRIQQEILLGIGGVRILRALGLEPSVWHINEGHSAFMLLDRLREYIAAGKSLAAAKKLVAESTVFTTHTPVPAGHDVFPYHLVEKYFHRFREDLGLSHDAFMDLGRTNGEHVSGFNMTGLALRLSGRANAVSRLHGEVSRRMWHVLWPKKEEKDVPIGHVTNGVHVPSWVGESMHALFRKHIDPDWLDKQNNGTFWEHIEDIPDEALWNAHQDMKRKMLSTIRERARRQRIERTASPEQILASGIFLNPEALVVGFARRFATYKRSTLIFRDFDRLLQLVHDRDRPLQLVFAGKAHPADDPGKRLLQEIYGIAMSPRLGGRIAFVEDYDMQLARYMVQGVDVWLNTPRRPQEASGTSGMKAALNGVLNLSILDGWWAEGYNGRNGWSIDTGREWPNHEEQDAAEAAELYRVLSEEVVPLFYQRDLSGMPRGWVSMMKDAIRTAGARFSARRMVQEYARKYYFPSLPKSGSSRSGKPKT, via the coding sequence ACTTCCTCCCCGCCTGGCCAGGCTGGAAGACGTGGCCTACAATTTCTGGTGGTCGTGGAACCGGAGCGCCCGGGACCTGTTCAAGGCCGTTGATCGGATGCTCTGGTTCAACACACGTCACAACCCCGTTGTCATCCTCCGCGAAGTCTCTGATGAAAGGCTCAAGCAACTGGCGGCGGATCCGGCTTTTCTCCGTCGAATGGATGCCGTTCTCCTGGAAATGGATCGGCACTTGAAAGAATCGGAACACTGGTTCCATGCCAATTTTCCAAATCATGCCGGGGGACCCATCGCCTATTTTTCCGCGGAGTTCGGTCTTCACCGGTCTCTGCCGATCTATTCCGGAGGTCTCGGCGTTCTGTCCGGAGACCATCTGAAGGAAGTCAGCGATCTCGGGCTTCCCCTGATCGCCGTGGGATTTCTCTATGAGCAGGGCTATTTCCGCCAACACATTCAGCCCAGCGGCTGGCAGGAGTCCGTATACCCAAAGCTTTCGCCTGAGAAAGTCGCCCTGAGACCTCAGCTCTGTGAAAATGGTGAATGCCGAACCATCAACCTCGATGTCGGAGATCGCGTTGTCCATCTCCAGGTCTGGAAAGTCGATGTCGGCCGAGTGCCGCTTTACCTCATGGACACCGACCATGACGGCAATGCCCCCTGGGATCGTGAACTGACGGCCCGTCTCTACGGCGGCGACCAGGAGATGCGCATTCAGCAGGAGATTCTTCTCGGCATCGGCGGTGTGCGCATTCTCCGGGCCTTGGGCCTCGAACCCTCCGTCTGGCACATCAATGAGGGACATTCGGCCTTCATGCTCCTCGATCGCCTCCGCGAATATATCGCCGCAGGAAAAAGTCTCGCGGCCGCCAAAAAACTCGTCGCCGAGTCGACCGTCTTCACGACCCACACTCCCGTCCCCGCCGGACACGATGTTTTCCCCTATCATCTCGTCGAAAAGTATTTCCATCGTTTCCGCGAGGACCTCGGCCTGTCGCATGACGCCTTTATGGACCTGGGCCGGACCAACGGCGAGCATGTTTCGGGATTCAACATGACGGGACTGGCCTTGAGGCTTTCAGGGCGGGCCAATGCCGTCAGCCGTCTTCACGGCGAAGTCTCCCGGAGGATGTGGCATGTCCTCTGGCCGAAAAAAGAGGAAAAGGACGTTCCCATCGGTCATGTGACCAACGGCGTCCATGTTCCTTCCTGGGTCGGAGAATCCATGCACGCCCTTTTCCGCAAGCACATCGACCCCGATTGGCTGGACAAGCAGAACAACGGAACTTTCTGGGAGCACATTGAGGACATTCCCGATGAGGCGCTCTGGAACGCCCACCAGGATATGAAGCGGAAGATGCTCTCCACAATTCGAGAACGCGCCCGCCGGCAGCGCATCGAAAGAACGGCGTCGCCGGAACAGATTCTGGCCTCGGGCATTTTCCTCAACCCCGAAGCGCTGGTTGTCGGCTTCGCCCGCCGTTTCGCGACGTACAAGCGTTCGACGCTCATTTTCAGGGATTTCGATCGTCTGCTCCAGCTCGTCCACGACCGCGACCGTCCGCTGCAGCTTGTTTTCGCCGGCAAAGCTCATCCGGCCGACGACCCGGGCAAGAGGCTTCTTCAGGAAATATACGGAATTGCCATGAGTCCCCGCCTGGGCGGCCGGATCGCCTTCGTCGAAGACTACGACATGCAATTGGCCCGATATATGGTCCAGGGCGTTGACGTCTGGCTGAACACCCCGCGCCGGCCTCAGGAAGCCAGCGGAACGAGCGGTATGAAAGCGGCCCTCAACGGTGTGCTCAACCTGAGCATCCTCGACGGTTGGTGGGCGGAAGGATACAACGGCCGGAACGGCTGGTCGATCGACACCGGCCGGGAATGGCCGAACCATGAGGAACAGGATGCCGCCGAAGCCGCGGAGCTCTATCGCGTTTTGAGCGAGGAAGTCGTCCCGCTTTTTTATCAACGCGACCTCTCCGGTATGCCCCGGGGGTGGGTGTCGATGATGAAAGACGCCATCCGCACGGCCGGGGCGCGTTTTTCCGCCCGGCGCATGGTCCAGGAATACGCCCGGAAATACTATTTCCCGTCCTTGCCGAAATCCGGTTCTTCCCGCTCCGGCAAGCCGAAAACTTAG